From the Streptomyces pluripotens genome, one window contains:
- a CDS encoding TadA family conjugal transfer-associated ATPase, with product MTLPGVHPADGAALLDGVRRRLAESGADPTPARVAQALREQGRVLGDAEVLGAAERLRSELVGTGPLEPLLADPQVTDVLVSAPDRVWVDRGGGLELTPVAFPDAAAVRRLAQRLAAVAGRRLDDARPWADARLPDGTRLHAVLPPVAVGSTCLSLRVVRPRAFTLEELVAAGTVPPGGDGILRALLTARLSFLVSGGTGSGKTTLLSALLGLVGPGERIVLAEDSAELRPDHPHVVRLETRPANQEGAGLVTLEDLVRQALRMRPDRLVVGEVRGPEVVHLLAALNTGHEGGSGTVHANAAADVPARLEALATAAGLDRAALHSQLAAALSVVLHLVRDRSGQRRIAEVHVLERDATGLVRTVPALRWAERAFTRESGWERLRQLLGASGGFGDAGDICGPVGIGRRGWVRCFPDADESGSE from the coding sequence ATGACGCTCCCCGGAGTCCACCCGGCCGACGGCGCGGCCCTGCTCGACGGCGTCCGGCGCCGACTGGCCGAGAGCGGCGCCGATCCCACCCCGGCGCGCGTCGCCCAGGCATTACGCGAACAGGGCCGGGTCCTCGGCGATGCTGAAGTCCTCGGCGCGGCCGAACGCCTCAGGTCCGAACTCGTCGGCACCGGCCCGCTGGAGCCGCTGCTGGCCGACCCGCAGGTCACCGATGTCCTGGTGTCCGCCCCGGACCGGGTATGGGTGGACCGTGGCGGTGGCCTTGAACTGACCCCGGTGGCCTTCCCCGACGCGGCGGCTGTTCGACGTCTTGCGCAGCGGCTGGCTGCCGTGGCCGGACGCCGCCTGGACGACGCCCGCCCCTGGGCGGACGCCCGGCTGCCCGATGGCACCCGGCTCCATGCTGTGCTGCCCCCGGTAGCGGTCGGCTCCACCTGCCTGTCCCTGCGAGTGGTGCGGCCCCGGGCGTTCACCCTTGAGGAACTGGTGGCGGCCGGCACCGTGCCACCGGGCGGCGACGGCATTCTGCGGGCTCTGCTGACGGCCCGGCTGTCCTTCCTCGTCAGCGGCGGCACCGGAAGTGGCAAGACGACTCTGCTCAGTGCCTTGCTCGGCCTGGTCGGACCGGGCGAACGCATTGTGCTCGCTGAGGATTCCGCCGAGCTGCGACCGGACCACCCGCATGTGGTCCGGCTGGAGACCCGGCCGGCCAACCAGGAGGGCGCCGGCCTGGTCACGCTGGAGGACCTGGTCCGGCAGGCGCTGCGAATGCGGCCCGACCGGCTGGTGGTCGGGGAAGTACGCGGCCCCGAGGTAGTGCACCTGCTCGCGGCTCTCAACACCGGCCATGAAGGCGGCAGCGGCACGGTCCACGCCAATGCCGCCGCGGATGTACCAGCCCGCCTGGAGGCGCTGGCCACCGCCGCCGGACTCGACCGGGCTGCGCTGCACAGCCAGCTGGCGGCCGCCCTCTCGGTCGTGCTGCACCTCGTTCGGGACCGGTCCGGACAGCGCCGGATCGCCGAAGTGCACGTTCTGGAGAGGGACGCCACGGGTCTGGTGCGGACGGTGCCGGCGCTGCGCTGGGCCGAGCGGGCCTTCACACGGGAGAGCGGCTGGGAACGGCTGCGGCAACTGCTCGGCGCCTCGGGCGGGTTCGGGGATGCGGGTGACATCTGTGGACCAGTGGGGATCGGCCGGCGCGGGTGGGTTCGGTGCTTCCCGGACGCGGATGAGTCAGGGAGCGAGTGA
- a CDS encoding TadE family type IV pilus minor pilin — protein sequence MTAEAAVVLCVLVAFTMALVWGLLAAAARIQCVDAARTGARAAARQDPVEAVRAVTRQTAPRGARVTVGRDGDLVRVTVVARPPLLGGLPFEMREEAVALAEQTVGAPKGGEP from the coding sequence GTGACCGCCGAGGCGGCCGTCGTGCTCTGCGTGTTGGTGGCGTTCACCATGGCACTGGTCTGGGGGCTGCTGGCGGCGGCCGCCCGGATCCAGTGCGTGGACGCTGCCCGCACGGGCGCCCGGGCCGCCGCCCGACAGGACCCGGTTGAAGCAGTGAGGGCGGTGACGCGGCAGACCGCGCCGCGCGGGGCGCGGGTGACGGTGGGGCGCGACGGCGACCTGGTCCGGGTGACGGTGGTGGCCAGGCCGCCGCTGCTGGGCGGGCTGCCCTTCGAGATGCGTGAGGAGGCTGTGGCACTGGCCGAGCAAACCGTGGGGGCGCCGAAGGGGGGAGAGCCGTGA
- a CDS encoding type II secretion system F family protein yields the protein MSGDVIHRLGMTGGVLLALAWAVRRLVMVRRRRTRHRVVRLLGRGAPVPRARFEVPGAARRWLLPTGAACGVWALVGGVTGVLLGFGAGAVLWRWRDHQSAAGRPEEIDTAKAARQLPLAADLLAACISAGAGPVIAAQAVGEAIGGPVGQALAQGAAEVRLGGEPARAWRLLASLPGAGGLAQLLERADESGVPAAGPVARLASDARAEWTRAATARARRAAVLISAPVGLCFLPAFIAVGVLPVVIGLAGGAMGGG from the coding sequence ATGAGCGGAGACGTCATCCACAGGCTGGGGATGACCGGGGGCGTGCTGCTGGCCCTTGCCTGGGCTGTCCGGCGGTTGGTGATGGTGCGCCGCCGCCGGACACGGCACCGGGTGGTCCGGCTGCTGGGCCGGGGAGCGCCCGTGCCCAGAGCCCGATTCGAGGTGCCGGGTGCGGCCCGGCGGTGGCTGCTGCCGACCGGCGCGGCGTGCGGTGTCTGGGCGCTGGTGGGCGGAGTCACCGGGGTCCTGCTGGGGTTCGGCGCGGGCGCCGTGCTGTGGCGATGGCGGGACCACCAGTCGGCGGCGGGTCGCCCGGAGGAGATTGACACTGCCAAGGCAGCACGCCAACTTCCCCTGGCGGCCGACCTGCTGGCGGCCTGCATTTCGGCTGGCGCCGGTCCGGTGATTGCCGCCCAGGCGGTGGGGGAGGCCATCGGCGGCCCCGTGGGGCAAGCACTGGCCCAGGGGGCGGCCGAGGTGCGCCTCGGGGGTGAACCGGCCCGCGCCTGGCGCTTGTTGGCCTCACTGCCCGGTGCCGGAGGCCTGGCCCAGCTGCTGGAGCGGGCGGATGAGTCAGGGGTGCCTGCGGCCGGTCCGGTCGCCCGCCTCGCCTCGGACGCGCGTGCGGAGTGGACACGGGCCGCGACGGCCCGGGCGCGTCGGGCCGCCGTACTGATCTCCGCGCCGGTGGGCCTGTGCTTCCTGCCCGCCTTCATCGCCGTCGGGGTGCTGCCTGTCGTGATCGGGCTGGCGGGCGGTGCGATGGGAGGGGGGTGA
- a CDS encoding lipoprotein: MAATQRIAVGTMVAAACAASLAGCATGSKGSKEGASGPQKGAPAPKSVVRLIGDGSTAYTGAQPHLPRAERLKPGQKPPQFVVFSWDGAGEDSQKLFSHFRKVSKENHATMTYFLSGVYMLPEEKRDLYRPPQHSPGRSDIGFNDEQGIADTVKQLRLAWLEGNEIGTHFNGHFCGPDGGVGTWSVNEWKSEISQAKQFVKTWKTNTGMHQAAPLPFDYDKELIGARTPCLEGQKNFMKAARQLGFRYDSSGVNNQVWPKKKEGLWDLSMQLVPFPGHTYEQLTMDYNFMVNQSGTETQGDPNKFDYWGDQMHDGLIKGFYRAYDGNRAPLIMGNHFESWNGGTYMRAVENVVKEVCNKPDVRCVSFRQLADWLDAQDPATLKKLRTLKVGEAPRKGWASFLSGHPAPAPKGVPGAPAVGK; encoded by the coding sequence ATGGCCGCCACCCAGAGGATCGCCGTGGGCACCATGGTCGCCGCGGCCTGTGCCGCGTCGCTCGCCGGTTGTGCGACCGGCTCCAAGGGTTCGAAGGAAGGGGCGTCTGGCCCCCAGAAGGGGGCACCGGCCCCCAAGAGCGTGGTCCGGTTGATCGGCGACGGATCCACCGCGTACACCGGCGCTCAGCCGCATCTACCCAGAGCCGAGCGGCTGAAGCCGGGGCAGAAGCCACCGCAGTTCGTCGTGTTCTCCTGGGACGGCGCGGGGGAAGACAGCCAGAAGTTGTTCTCGCACTTCCGCAAGGTCTCCAAAGAGAACCATGCGACCATGACGTACTTCCTCAGCGGCGTGTACATGCTGCCAGAGGAGAAGCGGGACCTGTACCGGCCGCCGCAGCACTCGCCGGGCCGCTCCGACATCGGCTTCAACGACGAGCAGGGCATCGCCGACACCGTCAAGCAGCTACGGCTGGCCTGGCTGGAGGGCAATGAGATCGGCACCCACTTCAACGGCCATTTCTGCGGCCCCGACGGCGGGGTCGGCACCTGGTCGGTAAACGAGTGGAAGAGCGAGATCTCCCAGGCCAAGCAGTTCGTGAAGACCTGGAAGACCAACACCGGCATGCACCAGGCCGCGCCGCTTCCCTTCGACTACGACAAGGAACTGATCGGCGCCCGCACCCCCTGCCTCGAAGGGCAGAAGAACTTCATGAAGGCCGCCCGTCAACTGGGGTTCCGCTATGACTCCAGCGGAGTCAACAACCAGGTGTGGCCCAAGAAGAAGGAGGGCCTGTGGGACCTGTCGATGCAACTGGTGCCCTTCCCTGGGCACACCTATGAGCAGTTGACCATGGACTACAACTTCATGGTCAACCAGTCCGGCACCGAGACCCAGGGCGATCCCAACAAGTTCGACTACTGGGGCGACCAGATGCACGACGGCCTGATCAAGGGTTTCTACCGGGCGTACGACGGCAACCGCGCGCCCCTGATCATGGGCAACCACTTCGAGTCCTGGAACGGCGGCACCTACATGCGGGCCGTCGAGAACGTGGTCAAGGAGGTGTGCAACAAGCCTGACGTGCGCTGCGTCTCCTTCCGACAGCTCGCCGACTGGCTGGACGCCCAGGACCCGGCGACCCTGAAGAAGCTGCGCACCCTGAAGGTGGGGGAAGCGCCCCGCAAGGGCTGGGCGTCCTTCCTCTCCGGCCACCCGGCCCCGGCGCCCAAGGGGGTGCCCGGGGCGCCGGCGGTGGGGAAGTAG
- the ssd gene encoding septum site-determining protein Ssd yields the protein MTGTLTHDPPPGAGGRPLIVTEDAGLLDDLLRLCAAAGATPEVHHGVPDHGGGWETAPLVLVGDDAAGRVRGATRRHGVVLVGRDQDDSEVWKRAVQIGADHVLMLPDGEQWLVDRIADVAEGVGRPALTVGVIGGRGGAGASTLACALAITSAREGLRTLLVDADPLGGGLDVLLGGESAEGLRWPAFAASRGRVGGGALEESLPELHALRVLSWDRGDCAGIPAQAVRAVLAAARRRGGAVVVDLPRRLDDGVTEALAQLDLALLVVPAELRAVAAAGRVASAVGMVVRDVRVAVRGPYAPGLDDLEVARLLGLPLVGEVPVEPALLRPRAGAKPPGASGRGPLVRFCVNFWERALVEVGGTR from the coding sequence ATGACCGGAACCCTCACCCACGACCCGCCGCCCGGTGCCGGAGGCCGGCCGCTCATCGTCACTGAGGACGCTGGACTCCTGGACGACCTGCTGCGCCTGTGCGCTGCCGCGGGCGCGACACCGGAGGTCCACCACGGCGTGCCGGATCACGGCGGCGGCTGGGAGACGGCTCCGCTCGTGCTGGTCGGTGACGACGCCGCAGGCCGCGTACGCGGTGCCACACGACGTCATGGGGTGGTGCTCGTCGGCCGTGACCAGGACGACTCGGAGGTGTGGAAACGAGCCGTCCAGATCGGTGCCGATCATGTCCTGATGCTCCCGGACGGTGAGCAGTGGCTGGTTGACCGCATCGCCGACGTCGCGGAGGGAGTGGGCCGTCCAGCCCTCACTGTCGGCGTGATCGGTGGCCGGGGCGGGGCCGGTGCATCCACCCTCGCCTGCGCGCTCGCCATCACCTCCGCGCGCGAGGGACTGCGCACCCTGCTGGTGGACGCCGATCCGCTCGGCGGCGGACTCGATGTACTCCTCGGGGGCGAGAGCGCCGAAGGGCTGCGCTGGCCCGCCTTCGCCGCCTCCCGCGGACGGGTCGGCGGAGGAGCCCTGGAGGAGTCGCTGCCGGAACTGCATGCGCTGCGGGTGCTCAGCTGGGACCGGGGCGACTGCGCGGGCATTCCGGCCCAGGCGGTGCGCGCGGTGCTCGCCGCCGCCAGACGGCGCGGTGGCGCGGTCGTGGTCGATCTGCCCCGTCGCCTCGACGACGGAGTCACCGAAGCCCTCGCTCAGCTTGACTTGGCCCTGCTCGTCGTCCCCGCCGAACTGCGGGCGGTCGCGGCCGCCGGACGGGTGGCGTCCGCCGTCGGCATGGTCGTACGCGATGTGCGGGTGGCGGTCCGCGGGCCGTACGCGCCCGGCCTGGATGACCTGGAGGTGGCCCGGTTGCTGGGCCTGCCGCTGGTCGGCGAGGTCCCGGTCGAACCGGCACTGCTGCGTCCGCGCGCCGGTGCCAAACCGCCTGGTGCGAGCGGCCGCGGCCCGCTCGTCCGCTTCTGCGTGAACTTCTGGGAACGCGCGCTCGTCGAAGTGGGAGGCACCCGATGA
- a CDS encoding type II secretion system F family protein: MFMAVALMCLGATAWWLGERHYGARRARLLLAGGGVVPTGPPSWEQTLGVLRRLRGRLGAEWWALGAGLLLALLGTSVIPIVAGAAGVAVLRRVRLAGQARLAHERRADAVITLCGVLSGEVHAGRQPGAALLRAARDSGGLGDARAAVIAAARFGGDVPCALAAAAREPGAEGLLGLAAYWRVAVDRGAGLAAGLDRLDGALRAERDQRADLRAQLAGARATALLLAILPVLGLLLGAAMGADPLRVLLHTGVGLGCLTTGLVLEAAGTWWAVRIVRGAASG, from the coding sequence ATGTTCATGGCGGTCGCGCTGATGTGCCTGGGTGCGACGGCCTGGTGGCTCGGTGAACGGCACTACGGGGCACGGCGGGCGCGGCTGTTGCTCGCCGGTGGTGGGGTGGTCCCCACAGGTCCGCCCTCATGGGAGCAGACCCTCGGTGTGCTGCGGCGGCTGCGCGGCCGTTTGGGGGCCGAGTGGTGGGCGCTTGGGGCAGGGCTGCTGCTCGCACTGCTGGGCACTTCGGTGATTCCGATCGTCGCGGGAGCGGCCGGCGTGGCGGTGCTGCGCCGGGTGCGGCTTGCCGGACAGGCCCGCCTCGCCCACGAGCGACGGGCGGACGCGGTGATCACCCTGTGTGGGGTGCTCTCCGGGGAGGTGCATGCGGGACGGCAGCCGGGCGCAGCGCTGCTGCGGGCGGCACGGGATTCCGGTGGCCTCGGCGACGCACGGGCAGCCGTGATTGCGGCGGCGCGGTTCGGCGGTGACGTCCCTTGTGCGCTGGCCGCTGCGGCCCGGGAGCCGGGCGCCGAGGGCCTGCTCGGACTGGCCGCGTACTGGCGGGTGGCCGTCGACCGGGGAGCGGGGCTCGCGGCCGGCCTGGACCGGCTGGACGGAGCCCTGCGCGCCGAGCGGGACCAACGCGCCGACCTTCGCGCCCAGCTGGCGGGAGCCAGGGCCACAGCCCTGCTGCTTGCCATCCTGCCTGTTCTCGGACTGCTCCTTGGCGCCGCCATGGGCGCCGATCCGCTGCGCGTACTGCTGCACACCGGAGTCGGCCTCGGCTGTCTGACCACCGGGCTGGTGCTTGAAGCGGCAGGGACGTGGTGGGCCGTTCGGATCGTGCGCGGAGCGGCATCGGGGTGA
- a CDS encoding ATP-binding protein has protein sequence MKIAFVGKGGSGKTTLSSLFIRHLAAAGAPVVAIDADINQHLGPALGLSEAEAAALPAMGERLPLIKDYLRGTNPRITSAATMIKTTPPGEGSRLVRVREPNPVYDACARPVELDGGAVRLMVTGPFTDTDLGVACYHSKTGAVELFLNHLVDGPDEYVVVDMTAGSDSFASGMFTRFDVTFLVAEPTRKGVSVYRQYKDYARDFGVALKVVGNKIQEPDDIDFLRTEVGDDLLVTVGRSDWVRAMEKGHPPRFDLLEEPNGRALEALRCTVDGSYELRDWERYTRQMVHFHLKNAEAWGNERTGADLAAQVDPGFVLSESVAAPI, from the coding sequence ATGAAAATTGCTTTCGTTGGGAAGGGGGGCAGCGGCAAGACCACGCTCTCCTCCCTCTTCATCCGCCATCTCGCGGCCGCCGGCGCTCCAGTGGTCGCCATCGACGCGGACATCAACCAGCACCTCGGCCCCGCGCTCGGCCTCAGCGAAGCGGAGGCGGCGGCGCTACCCGCCATGGGTGAACGACTGCCGCTGATCAAGGACTATCTGCGCGGCACCAATCCGCGCATCACCTCCGCCGCGACAATGATCAAGACGACCCCGCCCGGCGAAGGCTCACGGCTGGTCCGGGTGCGGGAACCCAACCCGGTCTACGACGCCTGCGCACGCCCCGTGGAACTCGACGGCGGTGCCGTCCGTTTGATGGTCACCGGCCCCTTCACGGACACCGACCTGGGGGTCGCTTGCTACCACTCCAAGACGGGAGCGGTGGAGCTGTTCCTGAACCACCTCGTCGATGGTCCCGACGAGTACGTCGTGGTCGACATGACGGCGGGTTCCGACTCCTTCGCCTCGGGCATGTTCACCCGCTTCGACGTGACGTTCCTCGTCGCCGAACCGACCCGGAAGGGGGTCTCCGTCTACCGCCAGTACAAGGACTACGCCCGCGACTTCGGCGTCGCCCTGAAGGTTGTCGGCAACAAGATCCAGGAACCGGACGACATCGACTTCCTGCGCACGGAGGTCGGGGACGACCTGCTGGTCACGGTCGGGCGCTCGGACTGGGTCCGTGCCATGGAGAAGGGGCACCCACCACGGTTCGACCTCCTGGAAGAGCCCAACGGCCGTGCCCTGGAGGCCCTCCGGTGCACCGTGGACGGGTCATACGAGCTGCGCGATTGGGAGCGCTACACCCGGCAGATGGTGCACTTCCACCTCAAGAACGCCGAGGCTTGGGGCAATGAGCGCACCGGAGCCGACCTGGCGGCACAGGTCGACCCCGGATTCGTGCTCAGCGAGAGTGTGGCAGCCCCGATCTGA
- a CDS encoding Rv3654c family TadE-like protein, producing MTRGQAHGLPNSDRGSATVWSLGAIVVLCVVFGTLLALGQAAIVRHRAAGGADLAALAAADHWAEGSAKACARAERVAAAQRVRLERCTIVGETSDLTAASGGGLFTAEVRARAGPAGPVKLIPSGGESWPSARTGRTPVPSASGAGHR from the coding sequence GTGACGCGTGGTCAGGCGCACGGCCTGCCGAATTCCGACCGGGGTTCCGCCACCGTTTGGAGCCTGGGGGCGATCGTGGTGCTGTGCGTAGTGTTCGGCACCTTACTGGCGCTCGGACAGGCCGCCATCGTCCGGCACCGAGCGGCCGGCGGTGCTGATCTGGCGGCGCTGGCAGCGGCCGACCACTGGGCCGAGGGAAGCGCGAAGGCCTGCGCCCGTGCGGAACGGGTGGCGGCGGCCCAGAGAGTACGGCTGGAGCGATGCACGATCGTCGGCGAGACTTCGGACCTGACGGCGGCGTCGGGAGGAGGGCTGTTCACGGCGGAGGTGCGGGCGAGAGCGGGGCCGGCGGGGCCCGTGAAGCTCATTCCCAGTGGGGGTGAGTCATGGCCCTCCGCGCGTACGGGCAGGACACCTGTACCGTCCGCGAGCGGAGCGGGGCACCGGTAG
- a CDS encoding Fic family protein, which translates to MSTTGATADPLAALGALPGVAESVESVRKAVDRVYGHRIMRRRSNEIASEAALRGARGSAALSGADWALEEVRRRTDFSTGAEARAVGAALRLSAEAGQLLSIWRQTPLRVLARLHLVAAASQEEQVGRPRQAGEVVDEPLVERQLPDAQEVSARLEGLADLIIAGTSAPALVTAAVVHGELLALRPFVSYNGLVARAAERIVLIGSGLDPKAVCPAEVGHAELGRASYLAALDGYVSGTPEGMAGWIVHCGRAVELGVRESTAVCEALQRGAA; encoded by the coding sequence ATGAGTACGACAGGCGCGACCGCCGATCCGCTTGCCGCCCTGGGTGCGCTGCCCGGCGTGGCCGAGTCCGTGGAGTCCGTACGCAAGGCCGTGGACCGGGTCTACGGGCACCGGATCATGCGGCGCCGCAGCAATGAGATCGCCTCCGAAGCGGCCTTGCGCGGGGCCCGCGGCTCGGCCGCACTGTCCGGTGCGGACTGGGCTCTGGAAGAGGTGCGACGGCGCACCGACTTCAGCACCGGTGCCGAGGCGCGTGCCGTGGGTGCGGCGCTGCGGCTGTCGGCCGAGGCGGGGCAGCTGCTTTCCATCTGGCGGCAGACGCCGCTGCGGGTGCTCGCGCGGCTGCACCTGGTCGCTGCGGCCAGCCAGGAGGAGCAGGTCGGCAGGCCGCGTCAGGCCGGTGAGGTGGTGGACGAGCCGCTCGTCGAGCGGCAGCTGCCCGATGCCCAGGAGGTCTCCGCCCGACTTGAGGGGCTGGCGGACCTGATCATTGCGGGGACCTCCGCGCCCGCGCTGGTGACGGCCGCCGTGGTGCACGGCGAGCTGCTCGCGCTGCGGCCCTTCGTCTCCTACAACGGTTTGGTTGCGCGTGCGGCCGAGCGGATCGTGCTGATCGGCAGTGGGCTGGATCCGAAGGCGGTCTGTCCGGCGGAGGTCGGCCACGCCGAACTGGGTCGAGCCTCCTACCTGGCCGCACTGGACGGATACGTCTCCGGTACCCCCGAGGGCATGGCGGGTTGGATCGTTCACTGCGGCCGGGCGGTCGAGCTGGGCGTTCGCGAATCGACGGCGGTGTGTGAGGCGCTCCAGCGCGGCGCGGCCTGA
- a CDS encoding HAD family hydrolase, whose product MLKDVENHSLPRAAAFFDLDKTVIAKSSTLTFSKSFYQGGLINRRAALRTAYAQFVFLAGGLDHDQMERVREYLSALCRGWNVQQVREIVAETLHDLIDPIIYDEAASLVEEHHMAGRDVVIVSTSGAEVVEPIGELLGADRVVATRMVVGEDGCFTGEIEYYAYGPTKAEAVRELALSEGYDLDRCYAYSDSATDLPMLQAVGHPHAVNPDRALRREANARGWPVLEFRRPVPLKKRLPTLSVPPRPALVAAAAIGAAAATAGLVWYASRRRSA is encoded by the coding sequence ATGCTCAAGGACGTGGAAAACCACTCCTTGCCTCGCGCAGCAGCCTTCTTCGACCTGGACAAGACGGTCATTGCGAAGTCGAGCACACTCACCTTCAGCAAGTCCTTCTACCAAGGCGGGCTGATCAACCGCAGGGCCGCACTGCGTACCGCATATGCCCAGTTCGTCTTCCTGGCCGGTGGCCTGGATCACGACCAGATGGAGCGCGTACGCGAGTATCTGTCGGCCTTGTGTCGCGGTTGGAATGTCCAGCAGGTGCGGGAGATCGTCGCCGAAACCCTGCACGATCTGATCGACCCGATCATCTACGACGAGGCCGCCTCCCTCGTCGAGGAGCATCACATGGCCGGCCGGGACGTGGTGATCGTGTCCACCTCGGGCGCCGAGGTCGTCGAGCCGATCGGTGAACTGCTGGGCGCGGACCGGGTGGTGGCCACGCGCATGGTCGTCGGCGAGGACGGCTGCTTCACCGGGGAGATCGAGTACTACGCCTACGGTCCGACCAAGGCCGAGGCGGTCAGGGAACTGGCCCTGTCCGAGGGCTACGACCTCGACCGCTGCTACGCCTACAGCGACTCCGCGACCGATCTGCCCATGCTCCAGGCAGTCGGGCACCCGCACGCGGTGAACCCGGACCGCGCACTGCGCCGCGAGGCAAACGCACGCGGGTGGCCGGTTCTTGAGTTCCGTCGCCCGGTACCGCTCAAGAAGCGGCTGCCCACGCTCTCCGTCCCGCCGCGCCCGGCGCTGGTGGCAGCAGCGGCCATAGGCGCAGCGGCTGCCACCGCCGGCCTCGTCTGGTACGCCAGCCGGCGCCGTAGTGCCTGA
- a CDS encoding DUF4244 domain-containing protein, which yields MTQRLRGVCRRDAGMVTSEYAMGIIAAVGFALLLYEVVTSGQVKAELQGIVEKALSARM from the coding sequence ATGACGCAACGGCTACGGGGAGTGTGTCGTCGGGACGCTGGGATGGTGACGTCCGAGTACGCGATGGGGATCATCGCCGCCGTCGGCTTCGCGCTGCTGCTCTATGAGGTGGTCACCAGTGGCCAGGTCAAGGCGGAGCTGCAGGGGATTGTGGAGAAGGCCCTCAGTGCGCGGATGTGA